One stretch of Paraburkholderia fungorum DNA includes these proteins:
- the rplD gene encoding 50S ribosomal protein L4 translates to MELKLLNANGQEGAGVSASDVVFGRDYNEALIHQVVVAYQANARSGNRAQKDREQVKHTTKKPWRQKGTGRARAGMSSSPLWRGGGRIFPNSPEENFSHKVNKKMHRAGLCSIFSQLAREGRISVVDELTLEAPKTKLLAEKFKAMGLDSVLVITDTVDENLYLASRNLAHVAVVEPRYADPLSLIYFKKILITKAAVAQIEELLS, encoded by the coding sequence ATGGAACTTAAGCTCCTGAATGCCAATGGTCAGGAAGGTGCAGGCGTTAGCGCGTCGGACGTAGTGTTCGGTCGCGATTACAACGAAGCCCTGATTCACCAGGTCGTGGTGGCGTATCAAGCGAATGCCCGTAGCGGCAACCGCGCGCAGAAGGATCGTGAGCAAGTTAAGCACACGACCAAGAAGCCGTGGCGCCAGAAGGGTACGGGCCGCGCCCGTGCCGGTATGTCGTCGAGCCCGTTGTGGCGCGGCGGTGGCCGGATCTTCCCGAATTCGCCGGAAGAAAACTTTTCGCACAAGGTCAACAAGAAGATGCATCGCGCAGGTCTCTGCTCGATCTTCTCGCAGCTGGCCCGCGAAGGCCGCATCTCGGTGGTCGACGAGCTGACGCTCGAAGCGCCGAAGACGAAGCTGCTGGCCGAAAAATTCAAGGCGATGGGTCTCGACTCCGTGCTGGTGATTACCGACACGGTTGACGAAAACCTGTACCTCGCGTCGCGCAACCTCGCCCACGTGGCGGTTGTCGAGCCGCGTTACGCCGACCCGCTGTCGCTGAT